Genomic window (Acidobacteriota bacterium):
GCTCCGTTCGGCGCGGTATTCCTGCACCGTGCCGATGGCGGCGTTCAGCAGGATCACCGCGAAGATGAAGAGCGCGTCCTTGAGGTCGTCCATCAGCACGGCCACCACCGCCGCGATGAGGAGGATGTAGATCAGGGGGCTCCTGAACTGGTGCAGGAAAACCTCCACCAGCGTCGGAGGACGTTTCGAGGGGAGGATGTTCTTCCCGAACACCCGCCGGCGCTCCTCCGCATGCGCGTCATCGATCCCGTCGCGCCTCGTCTGCAGCTTGCGGTGGAGGGCGTCGTCGGCGAGGGCGTGCCAGGGGACGGGGCGGTCCGGCATCTCCTCGAGCTCCATTTTCTCGATATCCAGGTCTCCGATGCGCATGGGGTCGGTCTCCTATGGAAGCCGGCCGCTTCCTGCCGGCCGGGGAGGACGCCTATTTCGGGTCGGAAAGCTCCTGGATCAGGAGCCGGAAGATGCCCTGTACGATCTCGATGTTGTGCGAGAGGAGGTCGAAGAAGTCCTGGGCCTCGATCTTCAGGGCCAGGGTCTCCTCCGCCGCCCGGGCGGAGGCGGCGCGCCGCTGGTCGGACAGGACCTCGTAGAGGCCGACCGCCTCGAAGGGGCCTGGCGAGTCGCGGTGCGCGTCCCCCTCGAGCTCCACGCGGCCTCCGATAAGGATGTAGATCGCGTCGGCCGGCTCTCCCCGCCTGAAGATCTGGTCCCCCCCGGCGAAGCGCACCTCGCGGGAGATGGCGGCCAGGTGGAGCAGTTCCTCCACGGTCGCCCGGGAAAAGATGTCGGCCTTCCGGA
Coding sequences:
- a CDS encoding Crp/Fnr family transcriptional regulator; amino-acid sequence: MSDQIQYEPQACRRAEPERFTVLRRAEVLRKADIFSRATVEELLHLAAISREVRFAGGDQIFRRGEPADAIYILIGGRVELEGDAHRDSPGPFEAVGLYEVLSDQRRAASARAAEETLALKIEAQDFFDLLSHNIEIVQGIFRLLIQELSDPK